A window of Actinomadura rubteroloni contains these coding sequences:
- the pgsA gene encoding CDP-diacylglycerol--glycerol-3-phosphate 3-phosphatidyltransferase codes for MTPGSPRPDGPPSLYNVANLLTIVRIALVPPFLWLLLMDGTGWRLAAFAVFAVASVTDKIDGDLARKHGLVTDFGKIADPIADKALTGAALIGLSALGELWWWVTIVILVREVGITLLRFVVLRHGVIPASKGGKLKTMLQVLAIGFFILPGPLDPVRFVLMGAAVVVTAVTGADYLVQAWRLRRAARAA; via the coding sequence GTGACGCCGGGCTCCCCCCGGCCGGACGGTCCGCCGAGCCTCTACAACGTCGCCAACCTCCTCACGATCGTCCGCATCGCCCTGGTGCCGCCGTTCCTGTGGCTGCTGCTCATGGACGGCACGGGCTGGCGGCTCGCCGCGTTCGCGGTGTTCGCGGTCGCGTCCGTCACCGACAAGATCGACGGCGATCTGGCGCGCAAGCACGGCCTGGTCACCGACTTCGGCAAGATCGCCGACCCGATCGCCGACAAGGCGCTGACCGGCGCGGCGCTCATCGGGCTGTCGGCGCTCGGCGAGCTGTGGTGGTGGGTGACGATCGTGATCCTGGTCCGGGAGGTCGGTATCACGCTGCTGCGGTTCGTCGTCCTCCGCCACGGGGTGATCCCGGCGAGCAAGGGCGGCAAGCTCAAGACGATGCTCCAGGTCCTCGCGATCGGGTTCTTCATCCTGCCCGGCCCGCTGGACCCCGTCCGGTTCGTCCTGATGGGCGCGGCCGTGGTCGTGACGGCGGTGACGGGCGCGGACTACCTCGTCCAGGCCTGGCGGCTGCGCCGGGCCGCCCGCGCCGCCTGA
- a CDS encoding DNA-formamidopyrimidine glycosylase family protein, producing MPEGDTVRLTAAHLDAALTGHALTRAELRVPRHAAADLRGRTVLSVASRGKHLLIRVSGGLTIHVHLLMEGRFHVGPAGAPPRGHRVRLVLGTRDALAVGTSLGRLDLLPTAAEPRVVGHLGPDLLDTAWGPALADEAVRNLLAAPERAIGEALLDQRLLAGIGNVYKAEILFLRGVNPWTALRDVPDLPAVVDLSHRLLDANKDRHGHITTGDRRPGREHWVYGRAGRPCRRCGTPVRRADQASDVGERVTFWCPACQAP from the coding sequence GTGCCCGAAGGCGACACCGTCCGGCTGACCGCCGCGCACCTGGACGCGGCGCTCACCGGGCACGCGCTGACGCGCGCCGAACTGCGCGTCCCGCGCCACGCCGCCGCCGACCTGCGCGGCCGGACGGTCCTGTCCGTCGCGTCGCGCGGCAAGCACCTGCTCATCCGCGTGTCGGGCGGGCTGACGATCCACGTCCACCTGCTGATGGAGGGCCGGTTCCACGTCGGCCCCGCCGGCGCCCCGCCGCGCGGCCACCGGGTCCGGCTGGTGCTCGGCACCCGCGACGCCCTGGCGGTCGGGACGTCGCTGGGCAGGCTCGATCTGCTTCCGACGGCCGCGGAGCCCCGCGTCGTCGGCCATCTCGGACCCGACCTGCTCGACACCGCATGGGGGCCTGCGCTCGCCGACGAGGCCGTCCGGAACCTGCTGGCCGCGCCCGAGCGTGCGATCGGCGAGGCGCTGCTGGACCAGCGGCTGCTGGCCGGGATCGGGAACGTCTACAAGGCCGAGATCCTGTTCCTGCGCGGCGTGAACCCGTGGACGGCGCTCCGGGACGTCCCGGACCTCCCGGCCGTCGTGGACCTCTCCCACCGCCTCCTGGACGCCAACAAGGACCGCCACGGCCACATCACCACCGGCGACCGCCGGCCGGGCCGCGAACACTGGGTCTACGGCCGCGCCGGGCGCCCCTGCCGCCGCTGCGGCACGCCCGTCCGCCGCGCCGACCAGGCGTCGGACGTGGGCGAACGCGTCACCTTCTGGTGCCCCGCCTGCCAGGCGCCCTGA
- a CDS encoding CinA family nicotinamide mononucleotide deamidase-related protein encodes MDHRQAGVPMRVELLTIGDELLIGDVVNGNAAWLGRRLADHGVDVTRGVVVGDELDVIVAAVESALRRADVVITTGGLGPTYDDLTREALAKAAGAALVRDPALERRLRERVAAAGRTLEPMALRMADVPEGARVLPNSEGSAPGLRIELGGGVVYALPGVPHEMRTLVDATVLPELEERAGLPAVARRTLRTAGIWESVVATRLAPVERMDGVRLAYLPSPGEVRIRITAAGADPGALLAEAERAARDLLGDCVYGTGDESLDRVVHRLLAERGATVATAESLTGGLIGAELTAMPGSSATYAGGEVVYATELKHRLLGVPAELLERHGAVHPDVAAHMAAGVRDRIGADYGLAVTGVAGPDPQDGRPVGTLHVGVAGPGAEPVVVSPRLPVAAGGPEARGVVRRMTVVQALELLRRTILGLDAEPGTQHARKDPEE; translated from the coding sequence GTGGACCACCGACAGGCGGGAGTGCCGATGCGCGTCGAACTGCTCACGATCGGGGACGAGCTGCTGATCGGCGACGTGGTCAACGGCAACGCGGCCTGGCTCGGCCGGCGGCTCGCCGACCACGGCGTGGACGTGACGCGCGGCGTGGTCGTCGGCGACGAGCTGGACGTCATCGTGGCGGCCGTCGAGAGCGCCCTGCGCCGGGCGGACGTCGTCATCACGACCGGCGGCCTCGGCCCGACCTACGACGACCTCACGCGGGAGGCGCTGGCGAAGGCGGCGGGCGCGGCGCTCGTCCGCGACCCCGCGCTGGAGCGGCGGCTGCGCGAGCGCGTCGCGGCGGCCGGGCGGACGCTGGAGCCGATGGCGCTGCGCATGGCCGACGTCCCCGAGGGCGCGCGCGTCCTGCCGAACTCCGAGGGCAGCGCGCCGGGGCTGCGGATCGAGCTGGGAGGCGGCGTGGTGTACGCGCTGCCGGGTGTCCCGCACGAGATGCGGACGCTCGTGGACGCGACCGTCCTGCCCGAGCTGGAGGAGCGCGCGGGGCTCCCGGCGGTCGCGCGGCGCACGCTGCGGACGGCCGGGATCTGGGAGTCGGTCGTCGCGACGCGGCTCGCGCCCGTGGAGCGGATGGACGGCGTGCGGCTGGCCTACCTGCCGTCCCCGGGCGAGGTCCGGATCCGGATCACGGCGGCGGGCGCGGACCCCGGGGCGCTGCTGGCCGAGGCGGAGCGGGCCGCGCGGGACCTGCTCGGCGACTGCGTGTACGGGACGGGCGACGAGTCCCTCGACCGGGTCGTCCACCGCCTGCTGGCCGAGCGCGGCGCGACCGTCGCGACCGCCGAGTCGCTGACCGGCGGGCTGATCGGGGCGGAGCTGACCGCGATGCCCGGTTCGTCGGCGACCTACGCGGGCGGCGAGGTGGTCTACGCGACGGAACTGAAGCACCGGCTGCTCGGCGTCCCCGCCGAACTCCTGGAGCGGCACGGGGCCGTCCACCCGGACGTGGCCGCGCACATGGCCGCCGGCGTCCGGGACCGAATCGGCGCGGACTACGGCCTCGCCGTCACCGGAGTGGCCGGTCCGGACCCCCAGGACGGGCGGCCGGTCGGCACGCTCCACGTCGGCGTGGCCGGACCCGGAGCGGAACCTGTCGTGGTCAGTCCGCGACTCCCGGTGGCGGCGGGCGGCCCCGAGGCCCGGGGCGTGGTGCGGCGGATGACGGTCGTCCAGGCCCTTGAACTGCTCCGGCGCACGATTCTCGGGCTTGACGCCGAGCCGGGAACCCAGCACGCTCGTAAAGATCCGGAAGAGTAG
- a CDS encoding helix-turn-helix domain-containing protein — MVLLRQLLGDVLRQLRLRQGRTLREVSAAARVSLGYLSEVERGQKEASSELLASICKALGVPLSHVLREVADALALAELQHEPVMAGAPEHERLTEKIPATPEEITGEFRADMVAA, encoded by the coding sequence ATGGTCCTGCTTCGCCAGCTGCTCGGTGACGTACTGCGGCAGCTGCGGCTGCGCCAGGGACGCACCCTCCGCGAGGTGTCCGCGGCGGCACGGGTTTCCCTCGGATACCTGTCCGAGGTCGAGCGAGGGCAGAAGGAAGCCTCGTCGGAGCTGCTCGCGTCGATCTGCAAGGCGCTGGGCGTGCCCTTGTCGCACGTCCTGCGCGAGGTCGCGGACGCTCTGGCCCTCGCCGAGCTGCAGCACGAGCCGGTGATGGCGGGTGCGCCCGAGCACGAGCGGCTCACCGAGAAGATCCCGGCCACGCCAGAGGAGATCACCGGCGAGTTCCGCGCCGACATGGTGGCCGCCTGA
- a CDS encoding glycoside hydrolase family 3 protein, which translates to MSEEVSRLARAALLPGFAGATAPRWLLDELERGLGGVTLFAINGNVPGPDALAALTARLREVAAPIVTIDEEGGDVTRLGGHVAASPYPGNAALGAVDDPDLTRRVYRSLGAELAAVGVNVNFAPSVDVNTAAANPVIGTRSFGSDPELVARHAAAAVAGTQEAGVAACAKHFPGHGATVEDSHLGVPIVDADLDLLDRRELVPFRAAIAAGARAVMTAHLDLPAITGGVPATLSPAVITGLLREHLGYRGVIVTDALDMEGASGAIGIPETAVRALLAGADLLCLGPREHADSVRAVLAAITGAVRTGRLPLERLADAASRTEALRRPPGAPAARPDRAAGLDAARRALRVTGTLPVFAAPPLVVELSADGNIAVGPTPWGLGPFAPDAVRADGSPAEAAGLVERAHGRGLVIVLRDAHRHAGQRALASALLTARPDAVLVEMGLPVWRPEGTVHVATYGAAAANARAAAELLELTAA; encoded by the coding sequence ATGAGCGAGGAGGTGTCCCGGCTGGCCCGCGCCGCGCTGCTGCCGGGCTTCGCGGGCGCCACCGCCCCGCGCTGGCTCCTGGACGAGCTGGAGCGCGGCCTCGGCGGCGTCACGCTGTTCGCGATCAACGGCAACGTCCCCGGGCCGGACGCCCTCGCGGCGCTGACGGCCCGGCTGCGCGAGGTCGCGGCCCCGATCGTCACGATCGACGAGGAGGGCGGCGACGTCACCAGGCTCGGCGGGCACGTGGCGGCCAGCCCCTATCCGGGCAACGCCGCGCTCGGCGCCGTGGACGACCCGGACCTCACCCGCCGCGTCTACCGGTCGCTCGGCGCGGAACTGGCCGCCGTCGGGGTGAACGTCAACTTCGCGCCGTCGGTGGACGTCAACACCGCCGCCGCGAACCCGGTCATCGGTACCCGGTCGTTCGGTTCCGACCCCGAGCTGGTCGCCCGGCACGCCGCGGCCGCCGTCGCCGGGACGCAGGAGGCGGGCGTCGCGGCGTGCGCCAAGCACTTCCCCGGCCACGGCGCGACGGTCGAGGACTCCCATCTCGGCGTCCCGATCGTGGACGCCGACCTGGACCTGCTCGACCGGCGCGAGCTGGTGCCGTTCCGCGCGGCCATCGCGGCGGGCGCGCGGGCCGTGATGACCGCGCATCTGGACCTACCCGCGATCACCGGCGGCGTGCCCGCGACCCTCTCCCCCGCCGTGATCACCGGGCTGCTGCGCGAGCACCTCGGCTACCGGGGCGTGATCGTCACCGACGCCCTGGACATGGAGGGCGCGAGCGGCGCGATCGGGATCCCCGAGACGGCCGTCCGGGCGCTGCTGGCGGGCGCGGACCTGCTGTGCCTCGGGCCGCGCGAGCACGCCGACTCGGTGCGGGCCGTCCTCGCGGCGATCACCGGGGCCGTCCGGACCGGACGGCTGCCGCTGGAACGGCTCGCCGACGCCGCGTCCCGCACCGAGGCGCTGCGGCGGCCGCCGGGCGCGCCGGCCGCGCGGCCGGACCGGGCCGCCGGGCTGGACGCCGCCCGCCGCGCCCTCCGCGTCACCGGGACGCTCCCGGTCTTCGCCGCGCCGCCGCTCGTCGTGGAACTGTCGGCGGACGGCAACATCGCGGTCGGGCCGACGCCGTGGGGCCTCGGGCCGTTCGCGCCGGACGCCGTCCGGGCCGACGGCTCCCCCGCCGAGGCCGCCGGGCTGGTGGAACGTGCCCACGGACGCGGGCTGGTGATCGTCCTGCGGGACGCGCACCGGCACGCGGGGCAGCGCGCCCTCGCGTCCGCGCTGCTCACGGCCCGTCCGGACGCCGTCCTCGTGGAGATGGGCCTGCCCGTCTGGCGGCCCGAGGGGACCGTCCATGTGGCCACCTACGGGGCCGCCGCGGCCAACGCCCGCGCCGCCGCCGAGTTGCTCGAACTTACCGCCGCGTAA
- a CDS encoding RrF2 family transcriptional regulator has product MRLSARVDYALRAAAELSVAGDRPVTAVQLAEAQQIPPKFLENILGQLRRSGLVRSQRGPEGGYWLARPAGDIKLADIIRAIDGPLLGVRGERPEHVGYQGPARSLQEVWIALRASERGILETVSLQHIAEGRLPDAVQKLTEDPAAWESPSFL; this is encoded by the coding sequence ATGCGATTGTCCGCCCGGGTCGACTACGCGCTGCGCGCCGCCGCCGAACTGTCCGTCGCCGGAGACCGTCCGGTGACCGCGGTCCAGCTCGCGGAGGCGCAGCAGATCCCGCCCAAGTTCCTTGAGAACATCCTCGGCCAGCTCCGCCGTTCCGGCCTGGTGCGCAGCCAGCGCGGCCCGGAGGGCGGCTACTGGCTCGCCCGGCCCGCCGGGGACATCAAGCTCGCCGACATCATCCGCGCCATCGACGGGCCGCTGCTCGGCGTCCGGGGCGAGCGCCCCGAGCACGTCGGGTACCAGGGTCCGGCCCGCTCGCTCCAGGAGGTGTGGATCGCGCTGCGCGCCAGCGAGCGCGGCATCCTGGAGACCGTGTCGCTCCAGCACATCGCCGAGGGGCGCCTGCCCGACGCCGTCCAGAAGCTGACCGAGGACCCCGCCGCCTGGGAAAGCCCGTCCTTCCTCTGA
- a CDS encoding ROK family transcriptional regulator: MTRRPGTPRLLRELNDRAALDLLLSRGPLTRAQIGEHTGLSKVTASQLLARLEERGLVEVAGEQAGGRGPNAALYAVVPSSAYVAGLEVGPDGVTAGVADITGRVVAQVTVDPNGTDAPAPLVHDAVVKACASADVAVGRLSAFVIGTPGVVDPRSGDVQFAFDLPGWHAGVLAALRSDLRAPVTLENDVNLAALAERAYGAAASAEDFALVWLDRGIGLSVMLGGRLHRGRFGGAGEIGYLPVPGAPLPVGTARRAPGAAEGVTESTSWGIPALAGGYGSLVGADAVRRLAHEHGFTEPTAVACVRAAAADESRGGPFLDELADRIAYGVTSVNIVLDPGLVVLSGRLGVAGGRPLAARIERVVGRISPTRPAVAVSEVDGPPVLRGALHAAVEQARDEVFAS, from the coding sequence ATGACCCGACGGCCCGGAACGCCGCGTTTGCTGCGCGAGCTGAACGACCGCGCCGCGCTGGACCTGCTGCTCAGCCGCGGACCGCTCACGCGGGCGCAGATCGGCGAGCACACGGGGCTGTCGAAGGTCACCGCGTCGCAGCTCCTCGCGCGGCTGGAGGAGCGCGGGCTGGTCGAGGTCGCGGGCGAGCAGGCGGGCGGCCGGGGGCCCAACGCCGCGCTGTACGCCGTCGTACCGTCGAGCGCCTACGTGGCGGGGCTGGAGGTCGGGCCGGACGGGGTGACGGCCGGCGTCGCCGACATCACCGGCCGGGTCGTCGCGCAGGTCACCGTCGACCCGAACGGGACGGACGCGCCCGCGCCGCTCGTCCACGACGCCGTCGTCAAGGCGTGCGCGTCGGCGGACGTCGCGGTGGGACGGCTCAGCGCGTTCGTCATCGGGACGCCCGGCGTCGTGGACCCGCGTTCGGGCGACGTCCAGTTCGCGTTCGACCTGCCCGGCTGGCACGCGGGCGTGCTCGCGGCGCTGCGCTCGGACCTGCGCGCCCCCGTGACGCTGGAGAACGACGTCAACCTCGCCGCGCTCGCCGAACGGGCGTACGGGGCGGCGGCGTCCGCCGAGGACTTCGCGCTGGTGTGGCTGGACCGCGGCATCGGCCTGTCGGTGATGCTCGGCGGACGGCTGCACCGGGGCCGGTTCGGCGGCGCGGGCGAGATCGGCTACCTGCCCGTCCCGGGCGCGCCGCTGCCCGTGGGCACGGCCCGCCGCGCGCCCGGCGCCGCCGAGGGCGTCACCGAGTCCACCTCCTGGGGCATCCCCGCGCTGGCGGGCGGCTACGGCTCGCTGGTCGGCGCGGACGCGGTGCGCCGCCTCGCCCACGAGCACGGCTTCACCGAACCGACCGCCGTCGCCTGCGTCCGCGCCGCCGCCGCGGACGAGTCGCGCGGCGGCCCGTTCCTCGACGAGCTGGCCGACCGCATCGCCTACGGCGTGACCTCGGTGAACATCGTGCTGGACCCGGGCCTGGTCGTCCTGTCCGGCCGCCTGGGCGTCGCCGGCGGCCGTCCCCTCGCCGCCCGGATCGAACGCGTCGTCGGCCGCATCAGCCCGACCCGCCCCGCCGTGGCCGTCAGCGAGGTGGACGGCCCGCCCGTCCTGCGCGGCGCCCTCCACGCCGCCGTCGAACAGGCCCGCGACGAAGTCTTCGCCTCCTGA
- a CDS encoding carbohydrate ABC transporter permease has product MLDTASAVGKAPDRGDPPGPARSRRLRPGPYLLILPALAVIAVLMLWPIGQIGVMSLQKIGNRQLRGEPAENVGLEYFRTIFADPFFWQTLRHTVLFAAVAVTLTMTVGTLIGLLLNRLGRRMANLVAGGVLVAWATPPVTAAIIFSWLFGTTGGLVNWLLDRLPDALVGGGWADYNWFATPLSTYTVLTVCVVWQACPFVAVSVLAGLKSVPDELYEAARVDGSGPWRSFWTITVPLLKPIFMVLIVMSVIWDFKVFTQLFVMSGLANRDAFNLSLYAYSEAFGSLNPKLGMGSAIAVVLTLILLVVTAVYVRVMVRQGETA; this is encoded by the coding sequence ATGCTCGACACCGCGTCCGCGGTGGGGAAGGCGCCGGACCGGGGCGATCCGCCCGGTCCGGCGCGCTCCCGCCGCCTCCGCCCCGGGCCGTATCTGCTGATCCTGCCCGCGCTGGCCGTGATCGCCGTGCTGATGCTCTGGCCGATCGGCCAGATCGGGGTCATGTCGCTGCAGAAGATCGGCAACCGGCAGCTCCGCGGCGAGCCCGCCGAGAACGTCGGCCTGGAGTACTTCCGGACGATCTTCGCCGACCCGTTCTTCTGGCAGACGCTCCGCCACACCGTCCTGTTCGCGGCCGTCGCCGTGACGCTCACGATGACCGTGGGCACGCTCATCGGCCTGCTGCTCAACCGGCTCGGCCGACGCATGGCCAACCTGGTCGCGGGCGGCGTGCTGGTCGCGTGGGCGACGCCGCCGGTCACCGCCGCGATCATCTTCTCCTGGCTGTTCGGGACGACCGGCGGCCTCGTGAACTGGCTGCTGGACCGGCTCCCCGACGCCCTCGTCGGCGGCGGCTGGGCCGACTACAACTGGTTCGCGACGCCGCTGTCCACCTACACCGTGCTGACGGTCTGCGTGGTCTGGCAGGCGTGCCCGTTCGTCGCGGTGTCCGTGCTGGCCGGGCTGAAGAGCGTCCCGGACGAGCTGTACGAGGCGGCGCGCGTCGACGGCTCGGGCCCGTGGCGGTCGTTCTGGACGATCACCGTCCCGCTCCTCAAGCCGATCTTCATGGTGCTGATCGTCATGTCGGTGATCTGGGACTTCAAGGTGTTCACGCAGTTGTTCGTCATGTCCGGCCTCGCCAACCGGGACGCCTTCAACCTGTCGCTCTACGCCTACTCCGAGGCGTTCGGCTCGCTGAACCCCAAGCTCGGCATGGGCTCGGCCATCGCGGTGGTGCTCACGCTGATCCTGCTCGTCGTCACGGCGGTGTACGTGCGGGTCATGGTCCGGCAGGGGGAGACGGCATGA
- a CDS encoding extracellular solute-binding protein, with the protein MKYTRIAATTVAIALAASACGGDKKDGADTGKDPARLKVWMMGDGTPEQTKFLDQVETEFRQKHPNTDVQVKYVPWPQVATTFQKAAAGGEGPDVTELGNTDVQSHIEQGNLLDISDQVAGWADAGKLNKTALENDKADGKTYALPWYGGVRGVWYRTDWFTKAGITPPKNWAELTAAAKKIQDAQKVPGIGVPTDQTNALLSFVWGDGGDIASKQGGKWVGQFTSPQVKDAVSYYTGLITTDKVAPEKYVGKNELQGPQTDFALGKLGMYIDGSWAYAQMKKIAPKNADKWAVFPIPAKNGGNAPALAGGSDVAVWKDTKAATAAFDYATVLNNAKNAAAWADISGFSSMRSDVRFSDPRLGVFTDIAANTKFAPISSGWGEFEQSKKVVPNMLKAIVQGKPIDDELKKADEQANTLLNP; encoded by the coding sequence GTGAAATACACCAGGATCGCGGCGACGACGGTCGCGATCGCCCTGGCCGCCTCGGCCTGCGGCGGCGACAAGAAGGACGGCGCGGACACGGGCAAGGACCCCGCGCGGCTCAAGGTCTGGATGATGGGCGACGGCACGCCCGAGCAGACCAAGTTCCTCGACCAGGTCGAGACGGAGTTCCGGCAGAAGCACCCGAACACCGACGTCCAGGTGAAGTACGTCCCGTGGCCGCAGGTCGCGACGACGTTCCAGAAGGCCGCCGCCGGCGGCGAGGGACCGGACGTCACCGAACTCGGCAACACCGACGTCCAGTCCCACATCGAGCAGGGCAACCTCCTCGACATCAGCGACCAGGTCGCGGGCTGGGCCGACGCGGGCAAGCTCAACAAGACCGCCCTGGAGAACGACAAGGCGGACGGCAAGACCTACGCGCTCCCCTGGTACGGCGGCGTGCGCGGCGTCTGGTACCGCACCGACTGGTTCACCAAGGCCGGCATCACCCCGCCCAAGAACTGGGCCGAGCTGACGGCCGCCGCCAAGAAGATCCAGGACGCGCAGAAGGTCCCCGGCATCGGCGTCCCGACCGACCAGACCAACGCGCTGCTCAGCTTCGTCTGGGGCGACGGCGGCGACATCGCGTCCAAGCAGGGCGGCAAGTGGGTCGGCCAGTTCACGTCCCCGCAGGTCAAGGACGCCGTCTCGTACTACACGGGCCTGATCACGACCGACAAGGTCGCGCCCGAGAAGTACGTCGGCAAGAACGAGCTGCAGGGCCCGCAGACCGACTTCGCGCTCGGCAAGCTCGGCATGTACATCGACGGGAGCTGGGCCTACGCCCAGATGAAGAAGATCGCGCCGAAGAACGCCGACAAGTGGGCCGTCTTCCCGATCCCGGCGAAGAACGGCGGCAACGCCCCGGCGCTCGCGGGCGGCTCGGACGTCGCGGTCTGGAAGGACACCAAGGCGGCGACGGCCGCGTTCGACTACGCCACCGTCCTGAACAACGCCAAGAACGCCGCCGCGTGGGCCGACATCAGCGGGTTCTCCTCGATGCGCTCGGACGTCCGGTTCTCCGACCCGAGGCTCGGCGTCTTCACCGACATCGCCGCCAACACCAAGTTCGCGCCGATCAGCTCCGGCTGGGGCGAGTTCGAGCAGAGCAAGAAGGTCGTCCCGAACATGCTGAAGGCGATCGTCCAGGGCAAGCCGATCGACGACGAGCTGAAGAAGGCCGACGAGCAGGCCAACACGCTCCTCAACCCGTAA
- a CDS encoding Dps family protein has product MAAIKSPLSESAQKVTGDALQGALVDLVDLSLYAKQAHWNLTGRNFKVVHEHLDEIVDLARQAQDDVAERAVAIGVNPDGRARTIADRTEIPQLEAGYLEDDKAVAAVTDALAQIIARFRERVAATDEPDPITQDLLIGITASLEKQHWMFQAQS; this is encoded by the coding sequence ATGGCGGCGATCAAGAGCCCGCTGAGCGAGTCGGCGCAGAAGGTGACGGGGGACGCGCTGCAGGGGGCGCTGGTCGATCTGGTCGATCTGTCCCTGTACGCCAAGCAGGCGCACTGGAACCTCACCGGCCGCAACTTCAAGGTCGTCCACGAGCACCTGGACGAGATCGTCGATCTCGCCCGGCAGGCGCAGGACGACGTCGCCGAGCGCGCGGTCGCGATCGGCGTGAACCCCGACGGCCGGGCGCGCACCATCGCCGACCGCACCGAGATCCCCCAGCTCGAAGCGGGGTATCTGGAGGACGACAAGGCCGTCGCGGCGGTGACCGACGCCCTGGCGCAGATCATCGCGCGGTTCCGCGAGCGCGTCGCCGCGACCGACGAGCCCGACCCGATCACCCAGGACCTTCTGATCGGCATCACCGCGAGCCTTGAGAAGCAGCACTGGATGTTCCAGGCCCAGTCCTGA
- a CDS encoding carbohydrate ABC transporter permease, whose amino-acid sequence MRRRKLRAAGFNVLGLVVFALAVFPVFWMVSTAFKPDDAIFSATPKPITLHPTLRHFGDVLGNPVAEVSFWTYFRNSLVLALVTVVASGLLALLAATAVARFRFRFRTTFLVLLLIVQMAPLEALVIPLFLDLRRLDLLNSLSGLALVYVGFSVPFAVLLLRGFVAAIPKELEEAAALDGAGPVRVFFSVLLPLVAPGLVATSIFSFITAWNEFLFAFTFLDDQDKATLPIMMQYFFGHSGNAWGSIMAASTLLTLPVIVFFLAIQRRMVSGLTAGAVKG is encoded by the coding sequence ATGAGGCGGCGGAAACTGCGCGCGGCGGGGTTCAACGTCCTCGGGCTCGTCGTGTTCGCGCTCGCGGTGTTCCCCGTCTTCTGGATGGTGTCGACCGCGTTCAAGCCCGACGACGCCATCTTCAGCGCGACGCCGAAGCCGATCACGCTGCACCCGACGCTGAGGCACTTCGGCGACGTCCTCGGCAACCCGGTCGCGGAGGTGTCCTTCTGGACGTACTTCCGCAACAGCCTGGTGCTGGCTCTCGTGACCGTCGTGGCGTCCGGCCTGCTGGCGCTGCTCGCGGCGACGGCCGTCGCCCGGTTCCGGTTCCGCTTCCGGACGACGTTCCTGGTGCTGCTGCTGATCGTCCAGATGGCGCCCCTGGAGGCGCTGGTCATCCCGCTGTTCCTGGACCTGCGGCGGCTGGACCTGCTGAACAGCCTCAGCGGCCTCGCCCTGGTCTACGTCGGGTTCTCGGTGCCGTTCGCGGTGCTGCTGCTGCGCGGGTTCGTCGCGGCGATCCCGAAGGAGCTGGAGGAGGCGGCGGCGCTGGACGGCGCCGGGCCGGTCCGGGTCTTCTTCAGCGTCCTGCTGCCGCTCGTCGCGCCCGGACTGGTCGCCACCAGCATCTTCTCCTTCATCACCGCCTGGAACGAGTTCCTCTTCGCGTTCACGTTCCTCGACGACCAGGACAAGGCGACCCTGCCGATCATGATGCAGTACTTCTTCGGGCACAGCGGGAACGCCTGGGGCTCGATCATGGCGGCGTCCACGCTGCTCACGCTCCCCGTCATCGTGTTCTTCCTCGCGATCCAGCGCCGCATGGTGTCCGGGCTGACCGCCGGGGCGGTGAAGGGATGA